In the genome of Candidatus Zixiibacteriota bacterium, the window CCCGGTCATGGCGAAGGTCTTCGACATGCCATCCAGCAGAATGACATTGTCGCGTGCCTCAGGGACGGCGTGCAGGACGCTACGGAAGCGGCCTTCATAGAGGATCCGGGAGTAGATTTCGTCGGCCAGGATGTAGAGGTCCCGTTCGACCGCCAGCCGCCCGACGATTTCCAGGTCGCGCGGCGTGAGAACCCCTCCAGTCGGATTGTGCGGTGAGTTGATGATGATCAACTTCGTACGCTCCGTGACCGCGGCCGTCACCTCCTCGACGTCCATGCGGAAGTCGTTCTCCTCCCGGAGGGTGATCGGAACCGGACGCGCGCCGACATAGCGTATGACCGAATCGTAGATGGGGAAGCCCGGGTCGGGGTAGATCACCTCATCGCCCTCGTCGACCAAGGCGAAGATCGTGAAGAACATGATCGGCTTGGCCCCGGGGGTGACGACCACGCACTCGGGCGTGTACTCCACCCCGCGACTTTCGGTGGCATAGCGCGCAATCGCCGAGCGCGTTTCCGGCAGCCCCGCCGCCGGACCGTAGTGCGTGAAGCCGTCACGCAGCGCCTTGATTCCCTCTTCGATGATGTGCGCCGGCGTATCGAAGTCGGGCTCGCCGATTTCCAGATGGATGACGCGACGGCCCTGGCTCTCCAGATGCCGGGCGCGCGCCAGAACCTCGAACGCCGTCTCCGTGCCGAGGTTCGCCATCCGTCCGGCGAACCGCACGCCCTTGGACTGTTCCGTCATCAACATGGCCCGCTGCCTTTCCGATCAATCCACACAGAACATCGGTGCGCAAGGGGCTCAAGCCCCTTGTCTATCCGGTTTTGCTGCTCCGTCCAAGTTAGTGTCGTACGCTCTCCCACAGTCTATTCAGTTCTCCAACACCCGCGCCGTCTTGCGCCGCATGACCCGCTCGACCGCGGCGACAATGTCGCGCGCCTTCAAACCGAAGGCCGTCATCAACTCGTCGGGCGTGCCTGACTGCCCGAACCGGTCGTCGACGGCGACAAACTCCATTGGCACGGGACAGTGACGGACCACGACCTCCGCGACGGCACTGCCGAGGCCGCCGTGGATCTGATGCTCCTCGGCGGTCACGATGGCACCACATTCGTCGGCGGCCGCAATCAACAGCATCCGGTCGATCGGTTTGATCGTGTGCAGATTGATCACGCGCGCATCGATCCCGCGGGCCGCCAGCGTTTCGGTCGCCACGAGGGCCTCACTGACCATGACGCCACAGGCGACAATCGCGACATCTCCGCCGGAGCGCATCACCAGTCCCTTGCCGAACTCAAAAGGGGTCTCCGGTGTCGTGACCACGGGGACGTTTTCCCGGCCGAAGCGAATGTATACCGGACCCCAGATGTCGGCCGCCGCCAGCGTGGCCTTGCGCGTCTCGTGGAAGTCGCACGGCACAATCACCTTCATGTTGGGCATCGAACGCAGAATCGCGATCTCCTCCATCGCCTGATGCGTCGCGCCGTCGGGGCCGACCGAAATCCCACCGTGCGCGCCGCCGATCTTCACGTTCAGATCGGAATAGCACACCGTGACACGGATCTGATCCAGACAACGGCAGGTGGCAAAAGCGCCATAGGTGGACAAGAACGGGATCTTCCCCACCAGCGACAAACCGGCGGCCGCCGTCATCATGTTCTGCTCGGCCACGCCCATCTCGATGAAGCGATCCGGGAACTCTTCCGCGAAGAAGCTGACCATCGTGGAGTCGGTGAGGTCGCCGACCAGCACGACGACATCGGGGTTGACGCGTCCCAATTCCGCGAGCGCGCGACCGAAGCCCTCTCGTGTCTTCTTCATCTCCGGCATCGTCCGCTCTCCGTTGTCACTCAAGCGGTCAGCAACCGCGATGTCCACTCGGCCAGAGTCGATCCCAATTCCGTCATCGCCTTCTCACCCTGTTCCGGCGTGGGCGGCTTGCCATGCCACTCTGATCGATCGCGCATGAAGGAGATCGGTTGCCCCATGACGGTCCGCGCCAGGATGACCGTGGGCGACCCCTTGTGCGCGCGGGCCTCATCCAGGGCGGCGAGGACAGCGGCGATGTCGTGCCCGTCGACCTCCAACACATGCCAGCGGAAGGCGCGGTACTTGTCGCCGAGGGGGGCCAGTCCCATCACGTCTTCCACGCAGCCGTCGATCTGGATGTTGTTGTAGTCGATAATCGCACAGAGGTTGTCTAGCTTGTAGTGTCCGGCGGCCATCGCCGCCTCCCATGTCGAGCCCTCCTGCTGCTCACCATCGGAGAGCAGCGCGTAGACCCGCCGCGGGTGACCGTCCATCCGCGAACCATGGGCGGCGCCGAAGGCGATCGACAACCCCTGCCCCAGCGAGCCCGATGAGACCTCGACGCCCGGTGTGTCCAGCGATGAGGGATGGCCCTGCAGGTGCCCGTCGAGCTTGCGGAACTTGAGCAGATCACGGCGCGGGAAGAAACCCGCCTCAGCCAGACACGAGTAGTGGATCGGGGTCATATGCCCCATGGAGAAGAACCACATGTCGCGGTCGGGCCACTTCGGCCGGGCCGGATCATACACGAACTCATGAAAGAACAGCGTCGTGGCGACATCGGCGAATCCCATCGGGCCGCCGGTGTGTCCCGACTTGGCCTCGACCAGCATCGTGATGATGTCGCGACGGATCTCCAGGGCCTTGCGCGTCAAGGCATCCGGCTCAAGACGATGGGGATTCTGACGGGTCATGGGCGTCATGACTCGGGGTCTCAGAGGGTCGACCGTCGGTGGTCGATCCGCTCACAGTCTGTTAAGGTACTATCTTTTCCCAGCAAAGTCGCGCCCGACGGCGGAGCAGCGCGCGTGATCCGTCGTTTTTGACAACACAGTCACAGAGGGCACGACGCTGTCGCCACGCCAGTTGGCGACGAGAGCGCAGGCGGATCTGATGGTCGTCCCAGCCGCGTCGCTTCAGTCGATCATGGCGCAGGGCCAGAGGCGCCCAAACGCCAATCAGCTTGTCCCATGCAACCCGCTCCCGCCCCCATTCCGGGAGCAGGGCCGCATCGATGACGACCGCTTTCGTCTCAGGTCGGCCGGCCGCCAGACGGATCTGCCGTGCCAGTTCCCGCAACAGAAGGGGATGCACCAGAGCATTGAGTCGGCATGTCCCCTCGGCCGTGGCAAAGGCCCGTTGAGCCAGTCTCGTGCGATCAATCTGCCCTCGGCGGAGGACATCTGTCCCAAAGACATCGACCAGTCGCCGTCGCAGGCGGGCAGAGCGGGCGATCACCTCGTGACCGAGGCGGTCGCCGGAGATGACAACTCCGCCCCACGCGGCGAACAAACCGGCCACGACGGATTTTCCCGCGCCAATCTGTCCGGTAATGCCGATCACGGGGATGTGTCGGCGACATCGGTTTGAGACTCCCATCTGTCCGTCATCGGCGCGGCCAAGGCAGCGGCCGCGCGGTCATGCGACCATCGGCGAGAGACACTGTCAGATCGCCGAGAGAGACATCTTGCCCCGGTCGCAGGCGGAACACAGGCATGGCTCGTGACAATGTCACTCCAAGACGGCTGACATCTGCCGCGACCGACAATTCGTCGAGATCGGCACAGTACCCGCCGGGCACAAACCGCAAGAAGACGCCGGGTTTGCTGTAGCCGCCAAGAATGACTGCCGGCCGGCGAATCGGCGCAACATCGTCATGGAATTCCGTCCAGACCCCAAGGTTGAACTGAAACCGGCCGCCGCCGGCAAGCACCCAGCCCTGATCGGGCACCTCGTCCCGACCGCCGAAGACGAGCACACCGGCATGCGGAACGCCCGCCAAGTCCAAGATGGCCGACATGGCGGTCCCTTGCGAGAGGCCGGAACCCGCCCTTGTTCGCACCATGTCATCGAAGACGCTTTCCAGCAACCCATACGACCACAGAACCCCCCACGCCTCATAGTCCGGCAGTCCTGTTTCTGTCAATCCGATCTGTCGTCCACACAGCGCCATGTACTGTCTCTGCACGGCGGGAAGCGACACAGACAGGGAATCGGGACGGATCATGGCGGCCATCTGGGCCGTGGGCGGACTGAGGCGATCGGCCCAGAAGTTCGCCTCCTGGACAATACTCGCGGCGCCATCGAGCGCAGTGGAATCACTCTTCCCCAGATAGTCTATCCATGCGGCACGGGCACGAGGTTCATTGATATCGACCAATCCGGCGGCGACAAGGACCGCCAGACGAAGTGCTGATTCACTCCGCAATGCCGCCGCCTCAAGCAAACGCGCCATTCGCGACGAATCGGGCGGGAGACCATTGGGAGAGGTCGCCGGTCCCAAGCGTCTCACCAGACGCGCCAGTGCCGAATCGCGCGGACGGTCATCCCGACCGAACAGCGGATAGTAGACTCGACGCTCATTGAACACGAGCACCGGACGGATGGACTCTGGTTTCTCAATAGGCCGCTCGGCGACACCTCCGTCGTACAACACAGAGTCAAAAGCCAGGTATCCGTGACCGGTGACGTCGACAATCACATAGAGCCCGCGCTCCTCACGCCCTGCTCTGCGTACTCGCGTGTAATGCATCGCGGCCGCCTCGGCCGACGAGAAGCTGTGGGACGCGGCGCGCAGCAGCACAACCGATGACGGTAGTCTCCGGTCCAGCCATGAGACACGGACGGCGCTGTCCGGCATGTCCCGATCGGAAACGCTGTCGGGATCACACCGCCATTCCCCCCAGTCAAACGACGGCCCCCGCAGCTCATGACGCGCCATGCGCAGGTGCAGCTTCAGATCACGCGCGTCGCCGCTAACGAACGCCGTCCGCCCGCCCGGGAGACTCTCGATCACTTCCGAAAGCAGCAAGTCGGCCTGTAGATACACCTCAGGGTGAGGGACCGCCAGCGAGCGATAGGCATAGAAAGAGTATGGGATGGCACGAACCGACCCCGACCAAGCCAAGGATGAATCCCAGGCAGCCCAGTGCAACGAATCGGACGATGTGGCACCGACGGCACTCTGCAGCAAGCAGGTCGACAATGCCAGGGCGATGACAAACACATGAGGGCCTGAACGCAACACACTTGGAGTGTCGAACAAGTCGGTAATCATTGCCAACCGCCTATGTGCCGTGGGCCATGCGACGCGGTTTTCGAAGCGGCACAATCCCTCACCCCGACCCTCTCCCGGAGGGAGAGGGGGAATGATAACCTCTCCCTCCGGGAGAGGTCGATCCGTCCGGAGGACGGATCGGGTGAGGGAGCTCTTCCACCCATTCATCGTGTTAGATACCCCTATTTCGCCTCCAACCAGTTCGGCCCCGAGCCGATGTCCACGACCAACGGGACATCGAGTCGCACGACATTCTCCATCGCCTCTTTGACCATCGCCTTCAGCCAATCGACTTCCGTATGGTGCGCATCAAACACCAGTTCATCATGGACCTGCAGGGTCATGACCGATCGCTTTCCTTCCTGGTGCAGCCGGCGGTCGATCGTGATCATGGCCTTCTTGATGATGTCGGCCGCCGTCCCCTGCATCGGCGTGTTCACCGCCGTGCGCTCGGCGAATTCCCGGCGCGGCCGATTGGGCGACTTCAGATCAGGCAGGAATCGGCGTCGGCCGAACAGAGTGCGGACCACCCCCTCGCGCCGCGCCCGCGCGATCGTGTCATCAATGAAGCTCCGGACCCCCGGATAGCGACGGAAATAGGTGTCGATGAACTTCTTCGCTTCGCCGACGCTCATCTCCGACTGCTGCGACAGACCGTAGGCCGATACACCGTAGATGATCCCGAAGTTGGCAGTCTTGGCCAGACGGCGTTGCTCGGGGGTCACCGCGCTTTCGGGGATGCCGAAGATCTCGGCCGCGGTACGGGCGTGCACATCGGCGGCATCGCGAAACGCCGCCACCAGCGCCGGATCGCGCGAGAAGTGCGCCATCAGCCGCAACTCGATCTGCGAGTAATCGGCGACGACCAATTGATGGCCGGAGTCGCGCGCCACGAAGGCCCGCCGGATGCGTCGCCCCTCCTCGGTGCGGACCGGGATGTTTTGCAGGTTGGGATCGGTCGACGACAGCCGACCGGTGGCGGCCACCGTCTGCTGAAACGACGTGTGTACACGCCCCGTGCGCGGATGCGTCAACTCGACCAGGGCATCGACATAGGTCGACTTCAGCTTGGCCAATTGCCGGTATTCCAGCATCAGCCGCGGCAGGTCATGCTCGGCGGCGAGCTTCTCCAGCACGCCGACGTCGGTGGCGCGCTGCGCGGTCTTGGCCGTCTTCCGGGTCGAGGCCAGCCTGAGCACGTCGAAGAGGATGTGCGCCAGTTGCGCCGGCGAGTTGAGGTTGAACTCCTCTCCCGCCGCCTCGTAGATGCGCTCGACGAGGACGCTGATCTGCCCTTCCATCTCCCGCGACAGCGCCTTCAGATAGGGGCAATCGACCTTCACGCCCGCCTGCTCCATGCGTCCCAGCACCGGCGCCAGCGGCAGTTCGATGTTGTTCAAGAGATCGGCCACGCCCGCGGGCGCAAGCTTCGGCGCCAGAATCGTGCGCAGACGGAACGTGTAGTCGGCATCCTCCGCCGAGTAGTAGGTGGCCTGGTCGACCGGCACAGCGCGGAAGCTCTTCTGCTTGGCGCCGGTGCCGATCAAATCGGTGATCGGCTGCATGGCATGGCCGCAGTGCTCTTGCACCAAGACATCCAACCCGTGCGCCCGCGCACCGGGATCGAGACAGTAAGAGGCCAACAACGGGTCGAAGCCGACGCCGCCCAACTCGATCCCGTAACGCGCAAACACTTGTCCGTCATACTTGACGTTCTGCAAGATCAGTTGCGGCCGCTGCGCCGTCAGAATAGGACGGAGCAGATCGAGCACTTCGTCCAAAGGCAGGTTGGCATCCTTGTCGTCATGTCCGACAGGGATGTAGTAGGCCTCACCGAAAGTGAACGAGAAGGAGATGCCGACCAACTCGGCGTCCACGACGGACAGGGATGTTGTCTCCGTGTCCACGGCGACCCATTCGGCGGCGGCCATGGCGGCAACCAATTTCGAGAGCTCCGCCAGCGATCGCACCTGTTTGTAGACGCCCGCGCGACCGACATCGGCCACCGCTGAGTCCGTCACCGCCGCCTGGGGTCCGAGGCCGAACGTGGCGGCCGACAAATCCGGTCCGAGCGAACGGATCAGCGATTTGAATCCCAACTCCGCAAAGTACCGCG includes:
- a CDS encoding pyridoxal phosphate-dependent aminotransferase, with amino-acid sequence MLMTEQSKGVRFAGRMANLGTETAFEVLARARHLESQGRRVIHLEIGEPDFDTPAHIIEEGIKALRDGFTHYGPAAGLPETRSAIARYATESRGVEYTPECVVVTPGAKPIMFFTIFALVDEGDEVIYPDPGFPIYDSVIRYVGARPVPITLREENDFRMDVEEVTAAVTERTKLIIINSPHNPTGGVLTPRDLEIVGRLAVERDLYILADEIYSRILYEGRFRSVLHAVPEARDNVILLDGMSKTFAMTGWRLGWGVMRPELATAVARLQTNCNSCTASFSQKVIAPALFGPQEAVEHMRAEFRRRRDLVVAGLNEIKGISCLCPAGAFYVFPNITALGMPAREVATRLLEEAGVAVLAGTAFGPGGEGYLRLSYANSQENIREALTKIRDWVSKL
- a CDS encoding transketolase family protein, which produces MKKTREGFGRALAELGRVNPDVVVLVGDLTDSTMVSFFAEEFPDRFIEMGVAEQNMMTAAAGLSLVGKIPFLSTYGAFATCRCLDQIRVTVCYSDLNVKIGGAHGGISVGPDGATHQAMEEIAILRSMPNMKVIVPCDFHETRKATLAAADIWGPVYIRFGRENVPVVTTPETPFEFGKGLVMRSGGDVAIVACGVMVSEALVATETLAARGIDARVINLHTIKPIDRMLLIAAADECGAIVTAEEHQIHGGLGSAVAEVVVRHCPVPMEFVAVDDRFGQSGTPDELMTAFGLKARDIVAAVERVMRRKTARVLEN
- a CDS encoding transketolase — protein: MTPMTRQNPHRLEPDALTRKALEIRRDIITMLVEAKSGHTGGPMGFADVATTLFFHEFVYDPARPKWPDRDMWFFSMGHMTPIHYSCLAEAGFFPRRDLLKFRKLDGHLQGHPSSLDTPGVEVSSGSLGQGLSIAFGAAHGSRMDGHPRRVYALLSDGEQQEGSTWEAAMAAGHYKLDNLCAIIDYNNIQIDGCVEDVMGLAPLGDKYRAFRWHVLEVDGHDIAAVLAALDEARAHKGSPTVILARTVMGQPISFMRDRSEWHGKPPTPEQGEKAMTELGSTLAEWTSRLLTA
- the coaE gene encoding dephospho-CoA kinase (Dephospho-CoA kinase (CoaE) performs the final step in coenzyme A biosynthesis.); amino-acid sequence: MGVSNRCRRHIPVIGITGQIGAGKSVVAGLFAAWGGVVISGDRLGHEVIARSARLRRRLVDVFGTDVLRRGQIDRTRLAQRAFATAEGTCRLNALVHPLLLRELARQIRLAAGRPETKAVVIDAALLPEWGRERVAWDKLIGVWAPLALRHDRLKRRGWDDHQIRLRSRRQLAWRQRRALCDCVVKNDGSRALLRRRARLCWEKIVP
- the polA gene encoding DNA polymerase I; the encoded protein is MTPTRPRIFLIDGTALAYRAFYAFIRSPLRNARGENTSAVYGVANSLLKIRREEHPDYWVFAFDRPEPTFRDAMFAEYKATRQATPDELIEQMPRVKEMAGALGCPLVEMAGYEADDLIATLTQRAVENDLDVVIVSGDKDLMQLVTDRVSIYNPHKGGAEVEWLDPAGVKEKFGVAPDRVRDVLALMGDTSDNVPGVPGIGPKTAVDLITTYGDLESTLAAATSVKRPALREKLLSHAADARLSLRLVTLHTDCPVAWEPSLWQAGTLDERAAARYFAELGFKSLIRSLGPDLSAATFGLGPQAAVTDSAVADVGRAGVYKQVRSLAELSKLVAAMAAAEWVAVDTETTSLSVVDAELVGISFSFTFGEAYYIPVGHDDKDANLPLDEVLDLLRPILTAQRPQLILQNVKYDGQVFARYGIELGGVGFDPLLASYCLDPGARAHGLDVLVQEHCGHAMQPITDLIGTGAKQKSFRAVPVDQATYYSAEDADYTFRLRTILAPKLAPAGVADLLNNIELPLAPVLGRMEQAGVKVDCPYLKALSREMEGQISVLVERIYEAAGEEFNLNSPAQLAHILFDVLRLASTRKTAKTAQRATDVGVLEKLAAEHDLPRLMLEYRQLAKLKSTYVDALVELTHPRTGRVHTSFQQTVAATGRLSSTDPNLQNIPVRTEEGRRIRRAFVARDSGHQLVVADYSQIELRLMAHFSRDPALVAAFRDAADVHARTAAEIFGIPESAVTPEQRRLAKTANFGIIYGVSAYGLSQQSEMSVGEAKKFIDTYFRRYPGVRSFIDDTIARARREGVVRTLFGRRRFLPDLKSPNRPRREFAERTAVNTPMQGTAADIIKKAMITIDRRLHQEGKRSVMTLQVHDELVFDAHHTEVDWLKAMVKEAMENVVRLDVPLVVDIGSGPNWLEAK